Proteins from one Labrenzia sp. CE80 genomic window:
- a CDS encoding methyl-accepting chemotaxis protein: MVASEKAEDVASIEDVDRDLFEGEPEEPSSDLASTGAEQLRAFSLELGESEVLGRLEDQRSVQQQTLEFLIKEIDSVSEYVEQNTSSLTERFRTMAVASRDQSGVVDTMAYDVQHITVEENDVPISVLAKDLSDTMEDFFKKVVFLSSRGVKMSYTLDDIFKVLENMQESINEIERINRQTNLLALNAKIEAARAGEAGKGFAVVAEEVRSLATSVNDLSSDLRDQTSRVTAGLDGGYSIIKEIATVDMSDDNIAAHERLKVMTQGFVAKNVQLAETLKRSAEASQKMEMEIGASIVELQFQDRAKQRLEGVCDAILKMLAVSGDTLPETAVSLEGTSLEFRQALASEIANIFKLGTLKSAYEAEFGIVSAETTTAIADDASGSDDDDIELF, from the coding sequence ATGGTAGCGAGTGAAAAGGCCGAAGACGTCGCCTCAATTGAGGACGTTGACAGGGACCTCTTCGAGGGTGAGCCTGAAGAGCCGAGTTCTGACTTAGCATCGACGGGCGCTGAGCAGCTGCGTGCGTTCTCTCTTGAGCTGGGCGAGAGTGAGGTGTTGGGGCGGCTAGAAGATCAACGGTCGGTTCAGCAACAGACGCTGGAATTCCTGATCAAGGAAATTGACAGCGTCTCCGAATATGTTGAGCAGAATACGTCTTCGCTGACTGAACGTTTCCGGACCATGGCTGTTGCGTCACGGGACCAGAGTGGTGTCGTTGATACCATGGCTTACGACGTCCAGCACATCACGGTCGAAGAGAATGATGTTCCGATCAGTGTGCTGGCAAAAGACCTCTCTGACACGATGGAGGACTTCTTCAAAAAGGTGGTCTTCCTGTCCTCGCGTGGCGTCAAGATGTCCTACACGCTTGATGACATTTTCAAGGTCCTTGAGAACATGCAGGAGAGCATCAACGAGATTGAGCGTATCAATCGTCAGACAAACCTGCTTGCCCTGAACGCCAAGATCGAAGCCGCGCGGGCGGGCGAGGCGGGCAAAGGGTTCGCCGTAGTTGCCGAGGAGGTTCGCAGCCTTGCGACGTCGGTCAACGACCTGTCTTCGGACTTGCGAGATCAGACCAGTCGGGTCACCGCAGGTCTTGATGGTGGCTACTCCATCATCAAGGAAATCGCGACCGTTGACATGTCAGATGACAATATAGCGGCACATGAGCGCCTGAAGGTCATGACCCAGGGATTTGTTGCCAAGAACGTCCAACTTGCCGAGACGCTCAAGCGGAGCGCCGAAGCAAGTCAGAAGATGGAAATGGAGATCGGCGCATCTATTGTCGAGCTGCAGTTTCAAGATCGGGCCAAACAGCGGCTTGAAGGCGTATGTGACGCCATATTGAAGATGCTCGCGGTTTCAGGCGACACCCTGCCGGAAACTGCTGTCTCGCTTGAAGGTACGAGCCTTGAGTTTCGACAGGCACTCGCGAGCGAAATCGCAAACATCTTCAAACTGGGAACGCTGAAGTCAGCGTATGAGGCGGAATTCGGCATTGTGTCCGCCGAAACGACAACTGCCATAGCTGACGATGCATCCGGATCTGATGATGACGACATCGAATTATTTTAG
- a CDS encoding chemotaxis protein CheW encodes MQANMLHTQDVNPAVKGSENAASEIVASPTSCQFISFRLGEDEYAIDIMAVREIKGWTDATPLPNQPPHVLGVLNLRGAIVPILDLRSRFGQGLTEATPMHVVIIANVAERTFGILVDAVSDILTVEPEEIKPVPDADRSEGEDYLSGIINADHGMVVVLGLQELFR; translated from the coding sequence ATGCAAGCAAACATGCTTCACACACAGGATGTAAATCCGGCTGTCAAAGGGTCCGAGAATGCAGCAAGCGAAATTGTTGCATCGCCAACATCTTGCCAGTTTATCAGTTTTCGCCTCGGCGAAGATGAATATGCGATCGACATCATGGCTGTCCGCGAGATCAAGGGGTGGACTGACGCCACGCCACTGCCAAATCAGCCGCCGCATGTTCTCGGTGTTCTGAACCTTCGCGGTGCGATCGTACCGATCCTCGATCTTCGCAGCCGATTTGGACAGGGGCTGACAGAGGCCACGCCCATGCATGTGGTCATCATCGCCAATGTTGCCGAACGCACCTTCGGCATCCTTGTCGATGCTGTCTCAGACATCCTCACGGTGGAACCCGAAGAGATCAAACCCGTACCCGATGCCGACCGTTCCGAGGGCGAGGACTATCTGTCCGGGATCATCAACGCCGACCATGGAATGGTGGTGGTTCTTGGCCTTCAGGAACTCTTCCGCTGA
- a CDS encoding protein-glutamate O-methyltransferase CheR, translated as MLAAAAQEADREFSFNEQEFRYLADLVKTKTGIVLADHKKNMVYSRLTRRLRALKLESFEAYCSFLESGDCEDEMGMFINAITTNLTRFFREPHHFDHLAEKMAEQFENAPTATRIRIWSAGCSSGEEPYSIAMTMAESLKRLSAYNFRILATDLDTSMVANATAGRYRLQDAEGISKAQLAKWTIQDRGRNEMTIKQGLRDLITFKQLNLLHDWPMKGQFDVIFCRNVMIYFDGPTKDRLLKRFHSCLAPGGWLYIGHSETILDQRDQLIPMGKTIYRKALR; from the coding sequence ATGTTAGCCGCCGCTGCCCAAGAGGCCGATAGAGAGTTCAGTTTCAACGAGCAGGAGTTCCGCTACCTTGCGGACCTGGTCAAAACTAAGACCGGAATCGTTCTCGCTGATCATAAGAAGAACATGGTCTACTCGCGTCTGACCCGGCGTCTGAGAGCGTTGAAGCTTGAGAGCTTTGAAGCCTACTGCAGCTTTCTCGAGAGCGGAGACTGCGAGGATGAAATGGGCATGTTCATCAACGCAATCACCACGAATCTGACCAGGTTCTTTCGTGAGCCCCATCACTTTGACCACTTGGCGGAAAAAATGGCGGAGCAGTTTGAAAACGCTCCAACCGCCACACGCATAAGGATCTGGTCAGCCGGTTGTTCGTCAGGAGAAGAGCCGTACTCCATCGCAATGACCATGGCGGAGAGCCTTAAGAGGCTCTCCGCATATAATTTCCGGATCTTGGCGACCGATCTGGATACTTCAATGGTCGCCAACGCAACTGCCGGACGTTACCGCCTTCAAGACGCGGAAGGTATTTCCAAGGCTCAGCTTGCGAAATGGACAATTCAGGATCGCGGCAGGAATGAGATGACCATCAAGCAGGGACTGCGGGATCTAATAACTTTCAAGCAACTCAACCTCCTTCACGACTGGCCAATGAAGGGGCAGTTTGATGTGATCTTCTGCCGGAATGTGATGATCTACTTCGACGGGCCCACCAAGGACCGCTTGCTGAAGCGGTTTCACAGCTGCCTGGCGCCGGGAGGATGGCTTTATATCGGGCACTCGGAGACGATCCTGGATCAACGGGATCAACTGATCCCAATGGGCAAGACCATCTATCGAAAGGCCCTCCGATGA
- a CDS encoding methyl-accepting chemotaxis protein yields the protein MQTTDETAHIAPQRSGGFSVKKKVLIFSSILTVTILLIAGLSFLTYARTNQSFAEVEKTFAAEYEMAHLLRNFLVLKADAREYLLGALDGGSSSVPEKLVVFEKQLGETKGHLSARHHEGLAKVETDTLEFHELYEKASHIKQEEQVLFLETLKPLGEELEKVIHDVETAAIRSTNSNAISQSAALMEQLMKGRLIANQVISSGKSYGDERAEQALAKSEVLIASLANSAIPGVSSRAAEISGKAAAYSETLTKIVQLADELHALIENDMVSTAGHIEEDFENIMSALSDEEKQIAHGVETSTFATFLINAGSSVLALVMCVLFARLVIRGIVKPLTDLSGQMVELSNGALDLNVAYQDRSDEVGQLARELENFRKAANDSELLLGVNTRIKVALDNCSTNIMLADMDGNIAYLNKSVSKMMRNAEKDLREVFPGFATDELVGTNIDIFHKNPAHQRNILASLDKVLETEIKVGSRDFGLIANPVLDTNGNRLGAVIEWTDVTEERRVESEISTVVDAAANGNFREKLPLEGKQDFMLRLSTSINELCETTANALDDVNGKLRLLSQGDLTTRVTTPYSGMFDELKNNLNDTAIRLAEIVSEVATGAGEVSNASAEITSGTTDLSERTEQQASNLEETSASMEEMAATIRQNAENAQQADQLVATANQVATHGGEVVTKAVDAMSRIESSSQKISDIIGVIDEIAFQTNLLALNAAVEAARAGDAGKGFAVVASEVRSLAQRSSEAAKDIKDLIVESGGQVTDGVDLVNNTGETLSEIVTSVKKVADIVSEIAAASREQATGVEEINKAVSQMDEMTQQNSSLVEENAAACRMLQSQAENMSQRMAFFKTDAAMLNSTVQVASTDGNVAALDGGTAAYGRPARGGAVALQENLAVAINADDDWKEF from the coding sequence ATGCAGACCACCGACGAGACGGCCCACATTGCCCCGCAACGCAGCGGTGGCTTTTCGGTCAAAAAGAAAGTTTTGATCTTTTCGAGCATCTTGACCGTCACGATCCTTTTGATCGCCGGACTGTCCTTTCTGACCTACGCTCGGACAAACCAGTCCTTTGCAGAGGTCGAGAAGACATTTGCCGCCGAATACGAGATGGCGCATTTGCTCCGAAACTTCCTGGTTCTGAAAGCCGACGCGCGTGAGTATCTCCTGGGCGCGTTGGATGGCGGCTCCTCCTCGGTGCCCGAAAAGCTTGTCGTATTTGAAAAACAGCTCGGAGAAACCAAGGGCCATTTGAGCGCGCGCCATCACGAAGGGCTGGCCAAGGTCGAAACCGATACGCTCGAATTTCATGAGCTCTACGAAAAGGCAAGCCATATCAAACAGGAAGAGCAGGTGCTTTTCCTGGAGACGCTCAAACCGCTTGGCGAAGAGCTTGAGAAGGTCATTCATGACGTCGAGACAGCGGCCATCCGGAGTACAAACTCCAATGCGATCTCCCAATCGGCGGCGCTCATGGAGCAGTTGATGAAAGGGCGCCTGATTGCAAACCAGGTGATTTCCTCAGGAAAAAGCTACGGCGACGAAAGGGCGGAACAAGCGCTTGCCAAGAGCGAAGTGTTGATCGCCTCGCTTGCCAATTCCGCAATCCCGGGCGTGTCGTCGCGCGCCGCGGAGATCTCGGGCAAGGCGGCCGCATATTCCGAGACGCTTACCAAGATCGTTCAACTCGCAGACGAGCTTCACGCCCTGATTGAGAACGACATGGTTTCGACCGCAGGGCACATCGAAGAAGATTTTGAAAACATCATGTCCGCGTTGAGCGACGAAGAAAAACAAATCGCTCACGGCGTCGAAACGTCGACCTTCGCAACCTTTCTGATCAATGCGGGTTCGTCGGTGCTTGCGCTCGTGATGTGTGTGCTTTTCGCCCGCCTCGTCATTCGCGGGATCGTCAAGCCGCTCACGGATCTGAGCGGGCAGATGGTGGAGCTCTCCAATGGTGCGCTTGATCTGAACGTGGCGTACCAGGATCGCTCTGATGAAGTCGGCCAGCTGGCACGTGAGCTGGAGAACTTCCGCAAGGCAGCCAACGATTCCGAGCTGCTTCTCGGTGTGAATACCCGGATCAAGGTCGCGCTCGACAATTGTTCGACCAACATCATGTTGGCCGATATGGATGGCAACATCGCCTATCTGAACAAGTCGGTCTCGAAGATGATGCGCAATGCCGAAAAAGACTTGCGTGAGGTGTTTCCCGGTTTTGCCACAGACGAGCTGGTGGGAACCAATATCGACATCTTCCACAAGAACCCGGCACATCAACGCAACATTCTGGCTTCGCTCGATAAGGTGCTTGAGACTGAAATCAAGGTCGGCAGTCGCGATTTCGGCCTGATTGCCAACCCTGTACTGGATACGAATGGAAATCGTCTGGGCGCGGTTATCGAATGGACCGATGTCACCGAAGAGCGTCGCGTTGAGAGTGAGATTTCCACCGTGGTAGATGCGGCGGCCAACGGAAACTTCCGTGAGAAGTTGCCGCTCGAGGGCAAGCAAGACTTCATGCTTCGCCTGAGCACCTCGATCAACGAACTGTGCGAGACCACTGCAAATGCTCTTGATGACGTCAATGGTAAGCTTCGGCTTCTGTCTCAAGGGGACCTCACAACCCGTGTGACCACGCCATATTCTGGCATGTTCGATGAGCTGAAAAACAACCTGAACGACACAGCCATCCGTTTGGCCGAGATCGTCTCGGAGGTTGCAACAGGGGCAGGCGAAGTCAGCAACGCTTCGGCCGAAATCACGTCCGGGACGACAGATCTCTCGGAGCGGACCGAGCAACAGGCGTCCAATCTGGAGGAAACATCGGCCTCCATGGAGGAAATGGCGGCGACGATCCGTCAGAACGCGGAAAATGCGCAGCAGGCTGATCAACTCGTTGCTACTGCGAACCAGGTTGCAACGCACGGCGGTGAAGTGGTCACCAAAGCGGTCGATGCGATGAGCCGGATTGAATCTTCCTCGCAGAAGATTTCCGACATCATTGGCGTGATTGACGAAATCGCCTTCCAAACCAACCTGCTTGCACTGAATGCAGCTGTGGAAGCCGCGCGTGCCGGGGATGCCGGCAAGGGCTTTGCGGTCGTGGCCTCTGAGGTTCGCTCTCTCGCACAGCGCTCTTCCGAAGCGGCCAAGGACATCAAGGACCTGATTGTCGAAAGCGGCGGACAGGTGACCGATGGCGTTGATCTGGTGAACAACACGGGAGAAACACTCAGTGAAATCGTCACTTCTGTGAAGAAGGTGGCTGATATCGTTTCGGAAATTGCCGCGGCGAGCCGTGAGCAGGCGACCGGTGTTGAGGAAATCAACAAGGCGGTGAGCCAGATGGATGAAATGACCCAGCAGAACTCCTCGCTGGTTGAGGAAAACGCAGCTGCCTGCCGCATGCTTCAAAGCCAGGCCGAGAATATGAGCCAGCGCATGGCGTTCTTCAAAACGGATGCTGCGATGCTCAACTCGACGGTTCAAGTTGCGTCGACGGACGGGAATGTCGCTGCGCTTGACGGTGGCACTGCCGCATATGGCAGGCCGGCGCGAGGGGGAGCAGTTGCTCTACAGGAAAATCTGGCGGTCGCGATCAACGCGGACGACGACTGGAAAGAGTTCTAG
- a CDS encoding chemotaxis protein CheA: protein MSIDGTSGSDFERFRITFFEECNEILADLEVHLTQLQEGALDNEGLNAVFRAAHSIKAGAGAFGFTDLVNFTHSFEALLDKMRDGEIDQTPQVADLLVRGGDVLAELVSAAQENRNAGPDFGADVLEQVNDLLGNAPKPTDAPASADAQHGEISSGMGNWTIQLTPNVDLFKNATEPLLLIRELRELGALKVNCDRSQLPPLRKLDPELAYFSWAFELESECSRENIEEVFEFVDDTCEIAIERAVSSENDAKSDEAPPQGAEVQPEASLPAKSVAAKEVAPAGKKAKAAAASSIRVELGRIDRLVNTVGELVITQAMLAQELADLTSDVERQPIAGQEQLANLTRELQECVMAIRMQPVKSVFARMPRLVRDLSGKLGKKINLRMSGEHTEVDKTIIEELADPLTHMIRNSIDHGLETPDERVAAGKAEEGTIDLSAAHVGGNIVISISDDGAGINRERVLAIAIDKGIVQPDAHLTDQEIDELIFAPGFSTAEEVTDISGRGVGMDVVRRNIVSLGGRIQIQSQPGHGTRLNMLIPLTLAVLDGMIVAVGNQRYILPITSIVESFRPSPSQMRRLDDWTQVVQIRGEFIRIVRLCDLFNVENATHDPTQGLVVLTEVAGGGKIGITVDELIGQQQIVIKSLNDNFDPVPGISGATILGNGKVALILDIEQLAGMKGTVPLPQERGDAKEVDAPVAIVAAE, encoded by the coding sequence ATGAGCATTGACGGCACATCCGGATCAGATTTTGAGCGCTTTCGAATTACGTTTTTCGAAGAGTGCAATGAGATCTTGGCCGATCTGGAAGTCCATCTGACACAGCTGCAGGAGGGGGCCCTGGACAATGAGGGCCTGAATGCGGTTTTCAGGGCAGCCCATTCAATCAAGGCGGGCGCCGGTGCCTTTGGCTTTACCGATCTCGTAAACTTTACGCATTCCTTTGAGGCGTTGCTCGACAAGATGCGCGATGGGGAGATTGATCAGACACCTCAGGTCGCGGATCTTCTCGTTCGAGGCGGTGACGTTTTAGCCGAACTCGTCTCTGCAGCGCAGGAAAACCGGAACGCGGGTCCGGACTTCGGCGCCGATGTGCTCGAGCAGGTGAATGATCTGTTGGGCAACGCTCCAAAGCCGACAGATGCTCCTGCCAGTGCCGATGCCCAGCATGGGGAGATCAGCAGCGGGATGGGCAACTGGACCATTCAGCTGACCCCCAATGTGGATCTGTTCAAGAACGCGACGGAGCCGTTGCTCCTGATCCGTGAATTACGCGAGTTGGGAGCGTTAAAGGTCAACTGCGACCGCAGTCAGCTGCCCCCTTTACGCAAGCTGGATCCTGAGCTGGCCTATTTCTCGTGGGCGTTCGAACTGGAGTCTGAGTGCTCACGTGAGAACATCGAGGAAGTCTTCGAATTCGTTGATGACACCTGCGAAATTGCGATCGAGCGCGCGGTCTCTTCAGAGAACGATGCCAAAAGCGATGAAGCGCCGCCACAAGGCGCAGAGGTGCAGCCAGAAGCAAGTCTGCCCGCAAAAAGCGTTGCGGCGAAGGAAGTAGCGCCGGCCGGCAAAAAGGCCAAGGCCGCCGCGGCATCCTCCATTCGTGTGGAACTTGGCCGGATCGACCGCCTTGTGAACACGGTCGGCGAGCTTGTGATCACACAGGCAATGCTCGCCCAGGAACTGGCGGACCTGACCTCTGACGTCGAAAGGCAGCCAATCGCAGGGCAGGAGCAGCTCGCCAATCTCACGAGAGAACTGCAGGAATGCGTCATGGCGATACGCATGCAGCCGGTGAAGTCAGTTTTTGCGCGTATGCCACGCTTGGTGCGTGACTTGTCCGGGAAGCTGGGCAAGAAAATAAACCTACGCATGTCCGGTGAGCATACCGAGGTCGACAAGACGATCATTGAAGAGCTCGCCGACCCGCTGACACACATGATCCGCAACTCCATCGACCATGGTCTGGAAACGCCGGACGAGCGTGTCGCGGCAGGCAAAGCGGAAGAGGGAACGATCGACTTGTCGGCTGCGCATGTGGGCGGCAACATCGTGATAAGCATCAGCGACGACGGTGCGGGGATCAACCGCGAACGCGTTCTTGCGATCGCGATCGACAAGGGCATTGTTCAGCCCGACGCTCATCTCACCGATCAGGAAATCGACGAGCTTATTTTCGCCCCCGGTTTCTCGACTGCCGAGGAGGTCACCGACATTTCTGGCCGCGGCGTTGGAATGGATGTTGTGAGGCGAAACATCGTCAGTCTCGGCGGCCGCATTCAGATTCAATCCCAGCCGGGGCATGGCACACGGCTCAACATGCTGATCCCACTAACCCTCGCAGTGCTCGATGGCATGATCGTAGCGGTCGGCAACCAGCGTTACATTCTTCCGATTACCAGCATTGTTGAGAGTTTCAGGCCGAGCCCCTCCCAAATGCGGCGTCTGGATGATTGGACACAGGTCGTCCAGATCAGGGGCGAATTCATTCGTATCGTTCGCCTTTGCGACCTTTTCAATGTCGAGAATGCAACCCACGACCCAACGCAGGGGCTGGTTGTTCTGACCGAAGTCGCGGGCGGTGGAAAAATTGGCATCACCGTTGATGAACTAATTGGTCAGCAACAGATCGTGATCAAGAGCCTAAACGACAACTTCGATCCGGTTCCCGGAATCTCCGGAGCGACGATTCTCGGCAACGGCAAGGTGGCGTTGATTCTGGATATCGAACAGTTGGCCGGCATGAAAGGCACGGTGCCTTTGCCGCAGGAGCGCGGTGACGCGAAAGAGGTCGATGCTCCCGTAGCGATTGTGGCGGCCGAATGA
- a CDS encoding chemotaxis protein CheD (catalyzes the conversion of glutamine residues to glutamate on methyl-accepting chemotaxis receptors) yields MLPQSDTGEWNGESAALRYGNFAMEALINMVLKSGCSRHELEIKIFGGANLGFHAARVGTKNVDFVRQYLRTEGLAVSASDVGGNHGRRIYYRPSTGVVRQLYIRTNQVARVASEEQNYAQTLKTETASGSIELF; encoded by the coding sequence ATGTTGCCTCAAAGTGATACCGGCGAATGGAACGGAGAAAGCGCTGCGCTGCGATACGGCAATTTCGCGATGGAGGCCCTGATCAACATGGTCCTGAAAAGCGGCTGCTCCCGGCATGAACTCGAGATCAAGATCTTTGGTGGCGCAAACCTCGGATTTCATGCGGCCCGTGTCGGAACCAAGAATGTTGACTTTGTGAGGCAATATCTACGCACGGAAGGACTGGCCGTGTCGGCGTCGGATGTTGGCGGAAATCACGGTCGGAGAATTTACTACCGTCCGTCCACAGGCGTCGTTCGTCAGCTCTATATTCGCACCAATCAGGTGGCACGTGTCGCGAGTGAAGAACAGAACTACGCCCAAACCCTGAAGACCGAAACCGCGTCCGGTTCGATCGAACTCTTTTGA
- a CDS encoding chemotaxis response regulator protein-glutamate methylesterase: MSREIKVLIVDDSALVRQMLTEMLSSDPAINVVGTASDPIFARKAIKELNPDVVTLDVEMPRMDGLHFLEKIMTLRPMPVVMVSSLTQKGADAAFRALELGAVDIVGKPTLDLKDSFQHLRSEIIAKVKAAASARVRAHATYTPPQTVRPVSSHYKTTERVVCIGASTGGVEALAQVLRSLPGDAPAIAITQHMPQSFTPKFAARLNRICAVRIAEAHGGERMLPGHAYLAPGGTHLSIQRSGANYICKVDGNTPVSGHCPSVDILFRSAAENIGVNAVGVLLTGMGRDGAEGLKAIRDAGGSTIGQDEATCIVYGMPRAAQELGAVERQVPLGEIAETVLNECAKDGRQAVRI, encoded by the coding sequence ATGTCACGAGAGATAAAGGTTCTGATAGTCGATGACAGCGCGCTGGTTCGTCAGATGCTGACGGAAATGCTGTCGTCCGATCCAGCAATAAATGTGGTGGGAACGGCCTCAGATCCGATCTTCGCGCGAAAAGCGATCAAGGAGCTTAATCCAGACGTTGTCACGCTGGATGTGGAGATGCCGCGCATGGACGGTCTTCACTTTCTTGAAAAGATCATGACCTTGCGCCCGATGCCCGTTGTAATGGTGTCATCGTTGACCCAGAAGGGTGCAGATGCCGCGTTCCGGGCGCTGGAATTAGGCGCCGTAGATATCGTCGGCAAACCGACACTTGATCTGAAAGATTCATTTCAGCACCTTCGTAGCGAGATTATTGCCAAGGTCAAAGCGGCTGCTTCTGCTCGCGTCAGAGCACACGCAACCTATACTCCGCCGCAAACGGTCCGCCCGGTCTCATCACACTACAAGACCACAGAGCGGGTAGTTTGCATCGGAGCCTCTACCGGTGGCGTTGAAGCCCTGGCACAGGTTCTGCGCAGCCTTCCAGGCGATGCCCCGGCAATTGCGATTACTCAGCACATGCCGCAAAGCTTCACGCCCAAGTTCGCCGCCAGACTCAACCGCATCTGTGCCGTCCGGATTGCCGAGGCGCACGGTGGCGAGAGAATGCTTCCCGGACATGCCTATCTGGCCCCCGGCGGGACGCATCTAAGTATCCAACGCTCTGGCGCCAACTACATCTGCAAGGTTGATGGCAACACGCCTGTCAGTGGTCACTGCCCCTCGGTGGACATTCTCTTCCGCTCCGCGGCAGAAAACATTGGTGTGAATGCAGTGGGCGTGTTGCTGACAGGCATGGGCCGTGATGGTGCCGAAGGACTAAAGGCAATTCGAGATGCCGGTGGGAGCACCATAGGCCAGGACGAGGCGACCTGTATTGTCTATGGCATGCCGCGCGCTGCGCAGGAGCTGGGCGCCGTCGAGCGTCAGGTCCCGCTCGGCGAAATCGCGGAAACCGTTTTGAATGAATGTGCAAAGGACGGCAGGCAGGCAGTCCGTATCTGA
- a CDS encoding STAS domain-containing protein, producing MNLRTECNGTQYTAYLSGQLQYQDNGAFRTLVDDMVDAKVKNCVLELSDLTSIDSAGLGMLVIASDAGKQNGWSLTLSGAKGQVRKILDLSRFDQLMTITD from the coding sequence ATGAATTTGAGAACCGAATGCAATGGAACGCAATACACAGCCTATCTCAGCGGTCAGTTGCAGTATCAGGACAATGGTGCTTTTCGCACCTTGGTCGATGACATGGTCGACGCAAAGGTAAAGAACTGTGTTTTAGAACTGTCCGACCTCACGTCTATCGATTCCGCCGGACTTGGAATGCTTGTTATTGCCTCCGATGCTGGCAAGCAGAATGGCTGGTCTCTGACCCTTAGCGGCGCCAAGGGGCAGGTTCGCAAAATCCTGGATCTCTCTCGCTTCGACCAGCTGATGACGATCACCGACTAG